A portion of the Corynebacterium occultum genome contains these proteins:
- the tsaE gene encoding tRNA (adenosine(37)-N6)-threonylcarbamoyltransferase complex ATPase subunit type 1 TsaE: MKNSFPATGTRRLEDPEETRAFGAELGAALEAGDLVILDGPLGAGKTTFTQGIAAGMGVRGRVTSPTFVIAREHRSATDGPGLVHVDAYRLLGEGSSGDPLGELDALDLDTDLTEAVVIAEWGGDLVEQISERYLLIQIDRESAVLEDPESEARIFSWEIRRN; this comes from the coding sequence ATGAAGAACAGCTTCCCGGCCACTGGAACCCGCCGCCTTGAGGACCCCGAGGAGACCCGCGCCTTCGGAGCCGAGCTCGGGGCCGCCCTCGAAGCCGGTGACCTGGTCATTCTCGACGGCCCCCTGGGGGCGGGAAAAACCACCTTCACCCAGGGTATTGCCGCCGGCATGGGGGTCCGCGGCAGGGTGACCTCGCCGACCTTCGTCATCGCCCGGGAACACCGCTCCGCCACCGACGGCCCCGGCCTGGTGCACGTCGACGCCTACCGCCTGCTGGGGGAGGGCAGCTCCGGAGATCCCCTCGGTGAGCTCGATGCCCTCGACCTGGACACCGATCTGACTGAGGCGGTGGTCATCGCGGAATGGGGTGGTGACCTGGTGGAGCAGATCAGTGAACGCTACCTGCTCATCCAGATTGACCGGGAAAGCGCGGTGCTCGAGGACCCGGAATCCGAGGCCCGCATCTTCAGCTGGGAAATACGCCGAAACTAA